A window of the Phycisphaeraceae bacterium genome harbors these coding sequences:
- a CDS encoding GntR family transcriptional regulator — MAMTLSDLHPGNTATVARLVQMIRRDIRERDLREGDRYLTTEEVATLMNVAKGTANRAMQQLARENLLVRNRKLGTYIGQGVVADSSSVDQICLLIRRAYYLAERERINEVVGGTLSALTKASVELSLAPDDQEMVYAERLIRANEDRSLRVGYFVASKSPQIQSFFQLQGVPALIMGTPYPQSQGLASIDLDQDKIGRLAVRAAFESGDQRIAVILRDRRGFGDDIMVNAITAEAMSLGVKPGDLVIRSVPSDAQLSIHTIQHLMTSSNPPSAIITRSRTALEAVACVMDRLDWPETTRVISADWLPASHRKGAYACVKPYISAYEQGVQMGKMISALIADQIPDPLHTMVDVSLEHITEQA; from the coding sequence ATGGCTATGACTCTGTCCGATCTGCATCCCGGCAATACCGCAACCGTCGCGCGACTGGTCCAGATGATCCGCAGGGACATCCGTGAGCGGGATCTGCGTGAAGGTGATCGCTATCTGACGACGGAAGAAGTGGCGACCCTGATGAACGTGGCCAAGGGGACTGCTAATCGAGCGATGCAGCAACTGGCAAGAGAGAATCTTCTGGTTCGCAACAGGAAGCTTGGCACGTATATTGGGCAAGGGGTAGTAGCGGATTCATCGAGTGTCGATCAGATCTGCCTTCTGATCCGCAGAGCCTACTACCTCGCAGAGCGAGAGCGCATCAACGAAGTTGTGGGTGGGACCCTCTCGGCACTCACCAAGGCCTCGGTTGAGTTGTCGCTGGCTCCAGATGATCAGGAAATGGTTTACGCCGAGCGTCTGATCAGAGCCAACGAGGATCGTTCACTCAGGGTCGGTTATTTCGTTGCCTCGAAGTCTCCGCAGATCCAATCCTTTTTCCAGTTGCAGGGCGTTCCGGCCCTCATCATGGGGACGCCTTACCCGCAGAGTCAGGGGCTTGCCTCAATTGATCTGGATCAAGACAAGATCGGGAGACTCGCTGTGCGAGCCGCTTTCGAATCGGGCGATCAGCGTATTGCGGTCATCCTTCGTGATCGGAGAGGTTTTGGCGATGACATCATGGTCAATGCCATCACGGCAGAGGCCATGAGTCTCGGCGTGAAGCCGGGTGATCTTGTGATCCGAAGCGTCCCATCGGACGCACAACTCTCAATCCACACGATTCAGCACCTGATGACAAGCAGCAATCCGCCATCCGCGATCATCACCCGCTCACGAACGGCACTCGAGGCTGTTGCCTGTGTCATGGATCGCCTTGACTGGCCAGAAACAACTCGTGTGATATCGGCAGACTGGCTTCCAGCCAGTCACCGCAAGGGTGCCTATGCCTGCGTTAAGCCCTACATCTCCGCCTACGAACAAGGCGTGCAGATGGGGAAGATGATCAGCGCCCTCATCGCCGACCAAATCCCTGATCCTCTTCACACCATGGTGGATGTGAGCCTTGAACATATTACGGAACAGGCATGA